A single genomic interval of Malania oleifera isolate guangnan ecotype guangnan chromosome 13, ASM2987363v1, whole genome shotgun sequence harbors:
- the LOC131145659 gene encoding uncharacterized protein LOC131145659, whose amino-acid sequence MKRAAVYTLLVAVFVLLLLLLSRTIPPRPHLRLGRRFGSYKHAAFDPLVSEMEASINMTSENLISPPAVATAVNFDENGRLNITFRLMVLFPLIDKDPRDGAVSCKELEAWNVQQAMDRLNYMTQKELASLDKDGDEKISLRECLHKFSDEDIEKDNMGHGEPGWWKEQFNNADANQDGFLSFDELQDFLHPEDSKNEKIQEWLLREKIKRMDYDDDGKLNFVEFNKGPYNIYKSYAEFEGVGTVVPSPEEKFAELDVNKDKFLIEEELKPILKYLHPGELSYAKYYTNYLVHEADDNGDKSLSLEEMLNHEYIFYSVVFDDSAHDDDYYIHDEF is encoded by the exons ATGAAGAGGGCGGCGGTTTACACCCTCCTCGTCGCCGTCTTCgtactcctcctcctcctcctctctcgaACCATTCCCCCCCGCCCCCATCTCCGGCTCGGTCGCCGCTTCGGCTCGTACAAGCACGCGGCCTTCGACCCTCTGGTCTCCGAGATGGAAGCCTCAATCAATATGACGTCGGAAAACCTAATTAGTCCGCCGGCTGTCGCGACAGCGGTCAATTTCGACGAGAACGGACGGCTGAACATAACCTTCAGGCTGATGGTTCTGTTTCCTCTGATCGACAAGGATCCGAGAGATGGGGCGGTGAGTTGCAAAGAGCTGGAGGCGTGGAATGTGCAGCAAGCCATGGATCGATTGAACTACATGACACAGAAGGAGTTGGCGTCACTCGATAAGGACGGGGACGAGAAGATTTCTCTCAGAGAGTGTCTCCATAAATTTTCTGATGAAGATATCG AGAAAGATAACATGGGGCATGGTGAGCCTGGATGGTGGAAGGAGCAATTCAATAATGCAGATGCTAACCAAGATGGATTTCTAAGCTTTGATGAGCTTCAAGA CTTCTTACATCCTGAAGATAGTAAGAATGAGAAAATTCAAGAATGGTTGTTGAGAGAGAAAATAAA GCGAATGGACTACGATGATGACGGGAAACTCAACTTCGTCGAGTTTAACAAAGGGCCTTACAACATCTACAAAAGTTATGCCGAATTCGAAGGTGTGGGGACTGTTGTGCCTTCCCCGGAAGAGAAATTCGCAGAGCTTGATGTGAACAAGGACAA ATTCTTGATAGAAGAAGAATTGAAACCCATACTCAAGTACCTTCACCCTGGCGAATTGTCATATGCTAAATATTACACAAATTATCTAGTTCATGAG GCTGATGATAATGGAGATAAGAGCTTATCACTTGAAGAGATGCTCAATCATGAGTACATTTTCTACAGTGTTGTGTTTGACGATTCAGCACACGACGATGACTACTACATCCACGATGAATTTTGA